The Ciconia boyciana chromosome 26, ASM3463844v1, whole genome shotgun sequence nucleotide sequence GCCGTGGCGCGTCGGCTGCCTGGCAGAGCCGCTCGCTTCTCCCCGGCCGCCCAAACCAATTGCAGTGACATTtgacaggcagggctgggatatcaccccccccccccccgccccaagcaTCGCTGCAGCCCCAGCGATGGGGTGCAGCTGGGGGGGTCCCTTGGTGGCGGTGAGGGGGGCAGCTGCCCCATCCCCGCTGCCCACGGGGTCCCCCCCTCTCGCCACCCCAGTCTGCGGCAGCATGGACATCCGCAACGACGTCTCCCAGCTCCAGAAGCTGGAGAACTGCTCCATCATCGAGGGCAACCTGCAGATCCTGCTGATGTTCACCACGGGCGCCGAGGACTTTCGGGGGCTCAGCTTCCCTCGCCTGCTCATGATCACCGAGTACCTGCTCCTTTTCCGCGTCTACGGGCTGGAGAGCCTGCGGGATCTCTTCCCCAACCTCTCCGTCATCCGCGGCACCAACCTCTTCTTCAGCTACGCCTTGGTCATCTTCGAGATGCCGCATCTGCGGGACGTGGGGCTGCACAGCCTGGGCCACGTCCTGCGCGGCTCGGTCCGCATCGAGCGCAACCAGGAGCTTTGCCACCTCTCCACCATCgactgggggctgctgctgcccgacGCCGTGGACAACACCTACATCGTCGGCAATAAGTTGGCCGAAGAGTGCGCCGACGTCTGCCCGGGCATCCTGGACGTGGAGAAGCCGTGTGCGCAGACCAGTGTCAATGGGCAGCTCGATTATCGCTGCTGGACATCCAGCTACTGCCAGAAAGGTGGGTGCCGGCGGCGTGGGGCTTGATCGTGCCGGCCGCTTTGCCGGGATGGTGCCGGTTTGCGCTGTGGCGGCTGTGGGGTAaactgggagggcactggggaaGGCTGGTGGAGCCGCAAGGGGACGGCAGGCCCCGGCACGTGGCTGTGGCTCCCCTGCCGCCGGGAGCGTGCCGCGCTGGCAGCGTGGCGGGGGTAACCGGATCCGCGCTGTATCATCCTCCGGAGGAGAGGCCGGCTCCCGGCTGCCGTGTTTTCCCGGCGGCGAGGTAAATACGGGCTCGTTTGCTGTAAACAGGAGACCTGGTAATGAAATATGTACTATAAACACAGATCCTTATCGGGGCTGTAACCTCGGCCGCTGCCCCGGCACCGGCTGCGCTGGGCAGCTGGGGCTCGGCAGGGGCTGAGCCTCACCCCAtccatctgtctgtcctgccGTCTATCCGGGCAGCCCTTCATCCACCCGTCGACCCACCCGTCCGTCCATCCACTCACGCCTTGGCCATCCCTCCATTCCTCCACCCGTTGCCGCATCCCTCCGTCTGTCCCcgcatccctccatccctcccttcaTCCATCCAGCTAGCCCTTCATCCCGCCGtgcatccctccctccatccctgcatccctccatcACTTCAGCCTTGTGTCCTTCTGTCCATGcctgcatccctccatcctcttcatccctgcatccctccatGCCTGCATCCCTccttccatccatccctccatcctcttcatccctgcatccctccttccatccctccctccatcgcttcatccctgcatcccttcatgcctgcatccctccatcctcttcatctctgcatccctccatcctcttcatccctgcatccctccatccatccctgcatccctccatcctcttcatccctgcatccctccatcTGTTCttgcatccctccatccctccatccctccctccatccctccctccattcCTGCATcactccctccatccctccacccCTCTCCCCTTGCCCCCCAGAGCCGGAGggtgccagcagccccccccagcccttcccacctcttccctctcccccccgaGCAAACCCCGGACCCCTGCCCCGCTGTGCTACCCCGGGACCGGGCGATCTGCTCCCGGAGGACCCTCCTCGCCCACCACGCCGGCTCTCTCCCCGCAGTGTGCCCATGCGGCGTGGGCTCGGCGTGTACGGCAGCGGGCGAGTGCTGCCACGCCGAGTGCTTGGGGGGTTGCGGGCGACCCCGCGACAACCGAGCCTGCGTCGCCTGCCGCCACTTCCACTTCAACGGGCactgcctgccctcctgcccgccCCGCACCTACGAGTACGAGGGCTGGCGCTGCGTCACCGCCGAGTACTGCGCCAGCCTCCGCAAGGTCTCCGACAACCCCCGTGACGCCTCCAAGTTCGTCATCCACCAGCGGCAGTGCCTCTCTGAGTGTCCCTCGGGCTACACCAGGAACGAGAGCAGGTCAGGGGGTCCCCGGTCGCCCCCGGCACGGGCACAGCGGTGGCATGGTGCCCGGCTGACGTCCTGTCCCCGTCCTCCTCCCCGCAGCATCTTCTGCCACAAGTGCGAGGGGCTGTGCCCCAAGGAGTGCAAGGTGGGCACCAAGACCATCGATTCGACGCGGGCGGcgcaggagctggggggctgcacccTCGTCGAGGGCAACCTCATTGTGAACATCCGCCGGGGCTGTGAGTGCTGGATCCGGCCCCCCGCAACCAGCCCCGGGTGGGAGAGCTGCcgcggggtgcggggggtgaAGGAGGGGGGGTCTTTTCCCTTGCAGGGTGAATTAATGGGGGGATGCCCACCTCCCCGAGCTCACGGCCATGGCTTGTCCCCAGATAACCTGGCCTcggagctgcagagcagcctggggcTCATCGAGACCATCACGGGCTTCCTGAAGATCAAGCACTCCTTCGCCCTTGTCTCCTTGTCCTTCTTCAAGAACCTCAAGCTGATCCGTGGTGACTCCATGGTGGACGGGTGAGGAACGGGGTGTGGGTTTGGGGGACGCACGTGGCTTTGGGGGTGCCCGTGCCCACTGCCTCCgtccctgtctcctcctccaGGAATTACACCCTGTACGTCCTGGACAACCAgaacctgcagcagctctgggactgGAGCCACCATGTCCTCTCCATCCCCGTGGGCAAGATGTACTTCGCCTTCAACCCCAAGCTGTGCCTGGCTGAGATCTACCGCATGGAGGAGGTGACGGGCACCAAGGGGCGGCAGAACAAGGCGGAGATCAACCCCCGCACCAACGGGGACCGGGCGTCCTGTGAGtacggggacggggacacctGGCAGTGCCGCGACCCCCGGCCCGAACCCTGCCACCCCTCCACAGGCAAGACCCAGACCCTGCGCTTCATCTCCAATGTCACCGAGTCCGACCGCATCTTCCTCAAGTGGGAGCGGTACCGGCCCCCCGAGTACCGGGACCTCCTCAGCTTCATCGTTTACTACAAGGAGTCGTAAGTGGTCCCCGTCCCCCATTTGTCCCCATCGCGGAGGGCTTGGGGACCCCAGCCCATGGCGTCCTTGCGCGCTGGTGGGCTGCTGGACCTCGGCGGGGGGATCTCAGAGGGGTCCCGGGACCCTCCCCGATGCCTGGTGTGGGGCAGACCCTTCCAGAACGTGTCAGAGTACGTGGGGCAGGACGCTTGTGGGGCGCAGAGTTGGAACGTGCTGGACGTGGAGCTGCCGCTCAGCAGCGAGCAGGCGCCGGGGGTGGCCCTGCTCAACCTCCGCCCCTGGACCCAATACGCCATCTTCGTCCGCGCCATCACCCTCACCACCGCCGAGGAAGGACGCAACTACGGGGCGCAGAGCGAGGTGGTCTATATCCGCACCATGCCGGCAGGtaaggggctggggagggggccgAGGATGCCCGTGGTGGCCCCCCAAAGATGGACTGACACCCCCGTTGTCCACCCAGCCCCGACGGTGCCCCGGGATGTCATCTCCATGTCCAACTCCTCCTCCCACATCGTGGTGCGTTGGAAGCCACCCACGCAACGCAACGGCAACATCACCTACTACCTGGTGCTGTGGCAGCAGCTGGCCGAGGACATGGAGCTCTACGTCAACGACTACTGCCACAAAGgtgagggcaggcagggcaggcagggcaggcagggcagtgcaggcaggttGAACGCAGCAGCCGGGGACACTGGTGGGATGAAGATGCTCCCACCAAGCCGGGCTccggcagcgctgccagccctgcccgtcTCTGCCCGCAGGTCTGAAGCTGCCCACCAGCAGCGCGGACACCCGCTtcggggacggggacggccCCGAGGTGGAGCAGGACGCCGAGGAGCGGTGCTGCCCCTGTCGCCCCGCCGACAGGCAGCTCCGCATGGAGGGCGAAACTG carries:
- the INSRR gene encoding insulin receptor-related protein, encoding MGPRALGALLLGVMLLVLGPLPLPPVWAPSEICGSMDIRNDVSQLQKLENCSIIEGNLQILLMFTTGAEDFRGLSFPRLLMITEYLLLFRVYGLESLRDLFPNLSVIRGTNLFFSYALVIFEMPHLRDVGLHSLGHVLRGSVRIERNQELCHLSTIDWGLLLPDAVDNTYIVGNKLAEECADVCPGILDVEKPCAQTSVNGQLDYRCWTSSYCQKVCPCGVGSACTAAGECCHAECLGGCGRPRDNRACVACRHFHFNGHCLPSCPPRTYEYEGWRCVTAEYCASLRKVSDNPRDASKFVIHQRQCLSECPSGYTRNESSIFCHKCEGLCPKECKVGTKTIDSTRAAQELGGCTLVEGNLIVNIRRGYNLASELQSSLGLIETITGFLKIKHSFALVSLSFFKNLKLIRGDSMVDGNYTLYVLDNQNLQQLWDWSHHVLSIPVGKMYFAFNPKLCLAEIYRMEEVTGTKGRQNKAEINPRTNGDRASCKTQTLRFISNVTESDRIFLKWERYRPPEYRDLLSFIVYYKESPFQNVSEYVGQDACGAQSWNVLDVELPLSSEQAPGVALLNLRPWTQYAIFVRAITLTTAEEGRNYGAQSEVVYIRTMPAAPTVPRDVISMSNSSSHIVVRWKPPTQRNGNITYYLVLWQQLAEDMELYVNDYCHKGLKLPTSSADTRFGDGDGPEVEQDAEERCCPCRPADRQLRMEGETESFQKKFENFLHNSIIIPRPPWKVTSINKNPQRTPKRRRDVVAVTSPANVSSAEPPAPSRAGGEPKPDFQIFEDKVVRDRAVLSRLRHFTEYRIDIHACNHAAHTVGCSAATFVFARTMPELQADNIPGNVTWEPAGKNSVLLRWEEPRNPNGLILKYEIKYSRESEEVTTVVCVSRHRYSKYGGGHLALLQPGNYSAKVRATSLAGNGSWTGLVKFYILGPAEEESGSFYVLLTVTPVVLMVLISCLAVFIFFYNKKRSNDGYPSGTLYASVNPEYFSASDMYIPDEWEVSREKITVIRELGQGSFGMVYEGLALGLVTEGEETKVALKTVNELATMRERIEFLNEASVMKAFKCHHVVRLLGVVSQGQPALVIMELMTRGDLKSYLRSLRPDAENNPGLPPPSLKDMIQMAGEIADGMAYLNANKFVHRDLAARNCMVSEDFTVKIGDFGMTRDIYETDYYRKGGKGLLPVRWMSPEALKDGIFNTQSDVWSFGVVLWEIATLAEQPYQGMSNEQVLRFVMDNGVLERPESCPDKLHELMCLCWQQNPRQRPSFIQLLESIKDHMAPAFRTLSFFYSPENRRRSSGEPSDAETDQSPREDEPPASPLPAHKDRSPGWLPNGTA